A window from Kovacikia minuta CCNUW1 encodes these proteins:
- a CDS encoding DUF4231 domain-containing protein, whose product MGVAPVGKVALIDTPFLPSEGTALEPNHTHFVFAPGNKWGDESPWLTTIATTLAGDRRSLTLLINGGEIALVEVVESVKAGRPVVVIAGSGRLADEIATAIRSPEQLPRDEIQALVQSGQFIVFDISNPLTALTNLLRQGLSSIDLPPEAADKIEPIQPNFGLLKKAWERQQTYSKNASAAQSRFNRLRLCILGFSVLATVLAILQKNRYNDPSTPIDLLGFCLIIVPIITSILLAGSVKFDKGNNWILLRGSAEALKRELYYYRTRVGAYSKNRDAQLAYRLKVISERLKGSSVHQTCLNPYETEILNRTLVSRSDQAATHPLLTVDQPADQLELSPQEKKLRHDLADLNAETYMARRLEDQFDRYRSKAKELNSQLYVLQWGIYIFGGIGTLLAAVKLGAWVAVTISLTSVFSSFLEFKRIEETLISYNQAADSLYDIRVLWDSLSDQEKNKSENFELLVKTTEETIQRENESWLQNMQDSLVEFYKKIDKTPGNKPETEN is encoded by the coding sequence TTGGGTGTCGCTCCCGTTGGCAAAGTGGCGCTGATTGATACTCCCTTTCTGCCTTCAGAGGGCACAGCGCTAGAGCCAAACCATACTCACTTTGTGTTTGCACCCGGAAATAAATGGGGCGATGAATCTCCCTGGTTAACCACTATTGCAACCACTCTGGCGGGCGATCGGCGATCGCTCACACTCCTGATCAATGGAGGTGAAATCGCTTTGGTTGAAGTGGTGGAAAGCGTCAAAGCAGGAAGACCCGTGGTTGTGATTGCAGGCAGCGGACGGTTAGCCGATGAAATTGCTACTGCAATCCGTTCTCCCGAACAATTGCCCAGAGACGAAATTCAAGCCTTAGTTCAGTCCGGGCAATTCATTGTGTTCGATATTTCCAATCCCTTAACCGCACTGACCAATTTGCTCAGGCAGGGGCTATCGTCGATCGATCTCCCGCCAGAAGCCGCCGATAAAATAGAACCGATTCAACCGAATTTTGGCTTGCTCAAAAAAGCATGGGAACGTCAGCAAACTTACAGTAAAAATGCCAGTGCTGCCCAAAGCCGCTTCAATCGCTTGCGACTCTGCATCCTCGGATTCAGCGTTTTAGCAACCGTTCTCGCCATTCTCCAAAAGAATAGATACAACGATCCTTCAACTCCGATCGATTTGCTGGGCTTTTGCCTGATCATCGTTCCAATAATTACAAGCATTCTGCTGGCTGGGTCTGTCAAATTTGACAAAGGTAATAATTGGATTTTATTGCGGGGTAGCGCAGAGGCACTTAAGCGAGAACTTTACTACTACCGCACCAGGGTTGGAGCCTACAGCAAGAACCGGGATGCCCAACTCGCCTACAGACTTAAAGTGATTAGTGAACGGTTGAAAGGGAGTTCGGTTCATCAGACGTGTCTCAACCCTTACGAAACTGAAATTCTGAATCGAACCCTGGTTTCCAGATCAGATCAGGCAGCAACCCACCCACTGCTTACCGTGGATCAACCCGCAGATCAACTTGAGTTGTCTCCACAGGAAAAAAAGTTGCGGCATGATCTTGCCGATCTAAATGCAGAAACCTACATGGCTAGACGACTTGAAGATCAATTCGATCGCTATCGGAGTAAAGCAAAAGAGTTAAACAGTCAGTTATATGTTTTACAGTGGGGAATCTATATATTTGGTGGAATTGGAACGTTGCTTGCAGCCGTTAAATTAGGTGCCTGGGTAGCGGTGACAATCTCGCTCACGTCCGTTTTCTCCAGTTTTCTGGAGTTCAAACGGATCGAGGAAACGCTGATCAGCTACAACCAAGCCGCCGATAGTTTGTATGACATCAGAGTTCTATGGGACTCGCTATCAGACCAGGAAAAAAATAAATCAGAAAACTTTGAGTTGCTCGTTAAGACCACGGAAGAAACCATTCAAAGAGAAAACGAAAGCTGGCTCCAGAATATGCAAGATAGCCTGGTAGAGTTTTATAAAAAAATAGATAAAACACCGGGAAACAAACCTGAAACTGAAAATTGA
- a CDS encoding ShlB/FhaC/HecB family hemolysin secretion/activation protein has protein sequence MIKPSLSWLWLSLAVLAGSFSAAPLNAQTINSVPVSNPNLSQRSIPSLPPPQDVIPVPPQTPPVSPPTAPPPQTPSPEPLLQPGPPANPTLPENVPEVITVKQFDVVGSTVFNKADFDKITAPYTNRPISLAELFEVRSQITQLYLDRGYVTSGAYIPPQELDGGVVTIQISEGGLEDIKVTGTRHLNPNYVRRRLAIAAAKPLNQKRLLDALQLLKLNDRLIQNISAELSAGTNPGESLLIVQVTEAPRWNAQITLDNGRTPSVGTFRRQLQLTNFDLLGLGDSLSLAYTNTDGSNAVDTNYTIPFNPRNGTISLSGGFAFNHVVEPPFDFLDIDSDSNYVELTVRQPILQTSTREFALGLTASHRESGATLLGGEIPFPSPGSDDQGNTRITVLRFFQEYVSRNSQEVLALRSQFSFGLNALNATIQPSGPPDGNFFAWRGQAQYVRLLAGVERPDTLLLLRGDVQLADRPLVPLEQFGLGGIDSVRGYRQDQLLTDNGVFLSAEVRIPIVPAFRLFNLDAHLQLAPFVDFGHVSNNRSQENPSPSILAGMGVGLRFRLGDRITARFDWSEPLVQISGKNRTLQEQGFYFSLIYNQSF, from the coding sequence ATGATTAAGCCCTCCCTCTCCTGGCTTTGGTTAAGCCTGGCTGTGCTAGCGGGCAGTTTTTCTGCCGCCCCTCTAAACGCACAAACCATTAATTCTGTACCCGTTTCCAACCCAAATCTGAGCCAGCGATCGATCCCATCCCTACCGCCGCCGCAGGATGTGATTCCGGTTCCGCCTCAAACACCCCCCGTTTCGCCGCCTACTGCCCCCCCACCCCAAACTCCCTCCCCTGAACCATTACTTCAGCCTGGTCCACCTGCAAATCCAACTTTGCCCGAAAATGTACCCGAAGTCATCACCGTTAAGCAGTTTGACGTAGTTGGTAGCACCGTTTTCAATAAAGCGGATTTTGACAAAATTACTGCGCCCTATACCAATCGCCCCATCTCCCTGGCTGAGCTGTTCGAGGTTCGCTCCCAGATTACTCAGCTTTATCTGGATCGCGGCTACGTCACTTCTGGAGCTTATATTCCGCCGCAGGAATTGGATGGGGGAGTGGTCACGATTCAGATCAGCGAAGGGGGACTGGAAGATATCAAAGTTACCGGGACACGGCATCTCAACCCCAACTATGTCCGCAGGCGGTTGGCGATCGCTGCCGCCAAGCCGCTGAATCAAAAACGTCTGCTCGATGCCTTGCAATTGCTCAAGCTGAACGATCGGTTAATCCAAAACATCTCCGCAGAATTATCTGCCGGAACCAATCCGGGTGAAAGTTTGCTGATCGTTCAGGTTACCGAGGCTCCCCGCTGGAATGCCCAGATTACTCTGGATAATGGACGAACGCCCAGCGTTGGCACCTTTCGCCGCCAGTTGCAACTGACCAATTTTGATCTTTTGGGGTTGGGTGATAGCCTCAGCCTTGCCTACACCAATACCGATGGCAGCAATGCCGTCGATACCAATTACACCATTCCTTTCAATCCCCGTAATGGCACAATTTCGCTGAGTGGCGGTTTTGCGTTTAACCATGTGGTTGAGCCTCCCTTCGACTTTCTGGATATTGATTCTGATTCGAATTATGTGGAATTGACGGTGCGCCAACCGATTCTGCAAACTTCGACCCGGGAATTTGCCCTGGGATTGACAGCCAGCCATCGGGAAAGCGGAGCCACCTTGCTGGGTGGCGAAATTCCCTTCCCCTCGCCAGGTTCAGATGACCAGGGCAATACCCGCATTACGGTATTACGATTTTTTCAAGAATACGTATCGCGCAACAGTCAGGAAGTGCTGGCACTCCGTTCCCAGTTCAGTTTTGGGCTAAATGCGTTGAACGCCACCATTCAACCCAGCGGTCCCCCCGATGGTAACTTTTTTGCCTGGAGGGGGCAGGCGCAGTATGTGCGACTCCTGGCTGGAGTTGAACGTCCCGATACCTTGCTGCTGTTGCGGGGGGATGTGCAATTGGCAGACCGACCGCTGGTTCCCCTGGAGCAGTTTGGGCTGGGAGGCATCGATAGCGTCCGGGGCTATCGGCAGGACCAATTGCTAACGGATAATGGCGTCTTTTTGTCGGCGGAGGTCAGAATTCCGATCGTCCCCGCCTTTCGGTTATTTAATCTGGATGCTCACCTACAACTGGCTCCCTTTGTCGATTTCGGTCATGTTTCAAATAACCGCAGTCAAGAAAATCCTTCTCCCAGTATCCTGGCAGGGATGGGAGTCGGGTTGCGGTTTCGCCTGGGCGATCGCATCACTGCCCGATTTGATTGGAGTGAACCCTTAGTCCAGATTTCAGGCAAAAATCGGACGTTGCAAGAACAAGGATTTTATTTTTCATTAATCTATAACCAATCGTTTTAG
- a CDS encoding two-partner secretion domain-containing protein codes for MRNNSLTLQFAGSFLLGCLASISPVQAQIVPDNTLPVNSRVTPGCVVCTINGGTVRGVNLFHSFREFSVPTGGQAYFNNAAQIQNILGRITGTSLSNIDGLIRANGSANLYLLNPNGFLFGPNARLQIGGSFVATTASSIQFPDGSEFSATNPQAPPLLAVTVTPGVQYGARAAGSTIANRGNLVSGQDLTLAAHNLDLQGQLQAGRDLTLLASNTVTALDSRTIPFVATAGRNLLVQGNQGVDIAALSHPNSGLASGGDLVLRSDNTVGGDAHFWSGGSFRIERLDGSLGNLYSPHDPIIQTAGNVTFNTYTGASLHILAGGSVTVTGDIRITGTAPDGQALVEDVTLSDGTVISIDGTAKPTVDIRAGIDPRAIGNQFIIGVGFDPTPPGLTAPPSSADITIGSITIIPPNGLVFLSNQYKPDQLLPGNITLNRVQGTEGVVTRGGPILIDSRGDIGINEIVNTTPYAGFNSNVGKISLIAANSLNVNPGASLQSASFANGDAGDINISAGKSVTFDRSFAFSTLEPDANGEAGDITVTANSVSLLGNAQIFSRSSGIGDAGDVTIIADTVVNIFGPGGGSVAVSPNIGSDVVGKARGNGGRVTISARSVQLLDGALIAASIFQGTGKDGGFARAGDVNITATEKVLLQGGSRIFSEVRNTGSRGIGGNITLDAPVVEIKDGSGVITRVGVPRGFQDFPQSPEGQAGNITIRTHGGRVAIEGTGVGTDVRSSESGIRSELQPRVLGNLPAGQILIDTGTLDLSNGGIISVTTAAAGQGGSISLIANAITLASDSQITSSTFDQGKAGEISINTPTLTFLDASSKIAASTSGSGGGGSLKINQSQPITISGPGQLTVETTGPGKAGDITINAPSIALDNQSKINAETSSTGAGGSITLTGNSVALASRSQVTASTSGTGDGGDITINVVDKFTLTGAGSPLTDLTTDTGIYAATTPASSGRGGSITIAAQPGTNPAFLIQNGAKIAANSQGTGDGGTINLKTDGRITLKNYALITSQTNSETADAGNINIDPDILLLRNHSQISTSAAAGKGSGGNINITAGFVVGVLFEDSNIVANAFEGKGGNININANGIFGFLQAPPRILDTPFSDIAASSQFGFSGTIILNTLNIDPSQGLTEVNLNPEDPSKRVAQGCASGKRIALNQDRFIITGRSGLSASPDDVFRDARILTELGIPATPTDTQTSNPTSSSSPSPTAPTNNLVEAQGWIVAPNGKVRLVAQSANLTPPPNPQPSITCPDGSSFVQP; via the coding sequence ATGAGAAACAATTCCCTAACGCTCCAATTTGCTGGGAGTTTTTTACTTGGCTGTCTGGCAAGTATCAGTCCAGTTCAGGCGCAGATTGTTCCGGACAATACATTGCCTGTAAACTCCAGGGTGACGCCGGGATGTGTGGTTTGTACAATTAATGGCGGCACGGTGCGAGGGGTGAACCTGTTCCACAGTTTCCGGGAGTTTTCCGTTCCTACGGGTGGGCAAGCCTACTTCAACAATGCCGCCCAGATTCAAAATATTCTGGGTCGGATCACAGGCACGTCATTGTCGAATATTGATGGCTTAATTCGGGCAAATGGGTCTGCCAACCTGTATCTGTTGAACCCGAATGGGTTTCTGTTTGGTCCCAATGCCCGCTTGCAGATTGGCGGTTCGTTTGTGGCGACCACAGCAAGCAGTATTCAGTTCCCCGATGGCAGCGAGTTTAGCGCCACCAATCCCCAGGCTCCACCGTTGCTGGCGGTGACTGTAACCCCAGGGGTGCAGTATGGGGCGAGAGCAGCGGGATCGACGATCGCGAATCGGGGTAATCTAGTCAGCGGGCAAGATCTAACTCTAGCAGCGCACAACCTGGACCTACAGGGACAATTGCAGGCAGGTAGAGATTTGACCCTGCTGGCAAGCAATACGGTGACAGCACTAGACAGCAGAACGATTCCGTTTGTCGCAACGGCAGGGCGCAATTTGCTGGTTCAGGGGAATCAGGGAGTTGATATTGCCGCCCTGAGTCATCCCAATAGTGGCTTGGCTTCCGGTGGAGACTTGGTACTGCGTTCAGATAATACTGTTGGGGGCGATGCTCACTTTTGGAGTGGTGGAAGTTTTAGGATCGAACGGCTAGATGGGAGTTTGGGAAATCTGTATAGTCCCCATGATCCAATTATTCAGACTGCTGGAAACGTCACTTTTAATACTTACACTGGAGCGTCGCTACACATTCTGGCTGGGGGAAGTGTAACCGTTACAGGGGATATTAGAATTACAGGCACAGCGCCAGATGGGCAAGCATTGGTGGAAGATGTCACATTGTCGGATGGAACAGTGATTTCTATCGATGGAACTGCAAAACCTACGGTAGATATTCGAGCTGGTATAGATCCTCGTGCAATTGGTAATCAATTCATAATAGGTGTTGGTTTTGACCCCACACCTCCTGGTTTAACCGCTCCTCCAAGCAGTGCGGATATTACGATCGGTAGCATTACAATCATTCCGCCGAACGGATTAGTTTTTTTAAGTAATCAGTATAAGCCCGATCAATTATTACCAGGAAATATTACACTTAATCGCGTTCAAGGCACTGAGGGAGTGGTAACTCGCGGTGGTCCAATCCTCATTGACTCTCGTGGTGATATTGGCATCAATGAAATAGTTAATACTACTCCTTATGCAGGTTTTAATAGCAATGTTGGTAAGATTTCTCTGATCGCTGCTAATTCTCTCAATGTTAATCCAGGTGCTTCATTGCAAAGTGCTAGCTTTGCAAATGGAGATGCAGGCGATATAAATATTTCTGCTGGCAAATCTGTAACGTTCGATCGTAGTTTTGCTTTTTCTACTCTAGAGCCTGATGCTAATGGAGAAGCTGGCGATATAACTGTTACAGCAAACTCAGTATCACTTTTAGGTAATGCTCAAATATTTTCGCGAAGTAGCGGAATCGGTGATGCTGGCGATGTAACGATTATCGCCGATACAGTGGTTAACATATTTGGTCCTGGAGGTGGTAGTGTCGCAGTTTCCCCCAATATTGGAAGTGATGTTGTAGGAAAAGCTCGAGGTAATGGCGGAAGAGTCACAATCAGTGCCCGTTCAGTTCAACTACTCGATGGTGCGCTCATTGCAGCAAGCATCTTCCAGGGTACAGGAAAGGATGGGGGATTCGCGCGGGCTGGCGATGTCAATATTACAGCAACCGAGAAAGTGTTACTCCAAGGTGGCAGTCGCATCTTTAGTGAGGTTAGGAACACTGGTTCGAGAGGAATTGGAGGAAATATTACCCTTGATGCTCCTGTTGTCGAAATCAAAGATGGATCTGGAGTCATCACCAGGGTTGGTGTTCCGCGTGGATTTCAAGACTTTCCTCAAAGCCCTGAAGGACAGGCTGGTAATATCACTATCCGAACTCATGGTGGTCGAGTGGCAATTGAAGGTACGGGTGTTGGCACAGATGTTAGAAGTAGTGAGAGCGGTATTCGTAGCGAGTTGCAACCACGCGTTTTAGGCAATCTGCCAGCCGGTCAAATTTTGATTGACACAGGCACTCTCGATCTCAGCAACGGTGGGATCATCAGTGTGACGACAGCAGCGGCAGGTCAGGGTGGCAGTATCAGCCTCATAGCCAATGCCATTACCCTTGCTTCCGATTCTCAAATTACATCCAGTACCTTTGATCAGGGAAAGGCGGGAGAAATTTCTATTAATACCCCCACTCTTACCTTCCTTGATGCTTCTTCTAAGATCGCGGCATCTACTTCCGGTAGCGGTGGCGGTGGTAGTTTAAAGATTAACCAATCCCAACCAATTACTATCTCCGGACCTGGACAATTAACTGTAGAAACTACCGGACCTGGGAAGGCTGGAGATATTACTATCAATGCTCCTAGCATTGCGCTTGACAATCAGAGTAAAATCAATGCCGAAACAAGCTCAACAGGGGCAGGGGGCAGCATTACTCTGACAGGAAACTCAGTTGCTCTCGCATCCCGTTCTCAAGTCACTGCTAGTACATCCGGCACAGGAGACGGCGGTGATATAACGATCAATGTGGTCGACAAATTTACATTGACTGGCGCTGGAAGCCCATTAACAGATCTGACGACTGATACCGGGATCTATGCCGCAACGACACCTGCTTCTTCAGGTAGAGGTGGCAGTATTACAATCGCGGCTCAGCCTGGAACCAATCCAGCTTTTTTAATTCAGAATGGTGCCAAGATTGCTGCGAATAGCCAGGGTACAGGAGATGGCGGCACTATAAATCTTAAGACAGACGGTAGGATTACCCTGAAAAACTACGCGCTGATCACATCTCAGACTAATAGTGAAACGGCTGATGCGGGTAACATCAATATCGATCCGGACATTCTGTTGTTGAGAAATCACAGTCAGATCTCAACCAGTGCCGCCGCAGGTAAAGGCAGTGGAGGCAACATCAATATTACAGCGGGGTTTGTCGTTGGTGTATTGTTTGAGGATAGCAACATTGTCGCCAATGCTTTCGAGGGTAAAGGCGGAAACATTAACATCAACGCCAATGGGATCTTCGGATTTCTGCAAGCGCCTCCTCGCATCCTGGATACTCCCTTCAGCGACATCGCTGCCAGTTCACAGTTTGGCTTTAGTGGAACAATCATTCTCAACACCCTCAACATTGACCCCAGCCAGGGACTCACCGAAGTCAACCTGAATCCAGAAGACCCCTCCAAACGAGTTGCCCAGGGATGCGCCAGTGGTAAGCGGATTGCCCTGAACCAGGACAGATTCATTATTACCGGACGCAGTGGACTCTCCGCCAGCCCCGACGATGTGTTTAGAGATGCCCGCATCCTCACCGAGTTGGGCATCCCTGCCACTCCAACCGATACCCAAACCAGCAACCCCACCAGTTCCAGTTCCCCTTCCCCCACCGCTCCAACCAACAACCTCGTCGAAGCCCAGGGATGGATCGTTGCCCCCAATGGCAAAGTTCGCCTGGTTGCCCAATCTGCGAATCTGACTCCACCACCTAACCCCCAACCTTCCATCACCTGTCCAGATGGTTCCAGTTTCGTGCAACCCTGA
- a CDS encoding CHAT domain-containing protein codes for MKTAIKRFLLLLSLGIGTTLLILCLNFNPLPSAAQLTPPTGQATSPALELDQQGKTYYQKGQLEQAIAVWNQAAKSFAAQNDRPHQAMILSHLAQAYQQLGQWDQANAAIAQSLDLLKPGKSGVEGDRLRILAEAQTTQGSLQLAQGQTESALTSWQQAALTFQQAGDQVGVIRSQINQAQALMALGFYQRAAKTLEPAYSIRQTQSIPLQVAILLSYGDSLRLNGKLDPAQEVLEEGLKLARSIPSPPDITTALMGLGNIARTNQQLQSSRYTDQSNSSTAQSNPTPPRSKPDTLHSAFWYYQQAAETADPIGKIQALLNQQSLLFDLQSDRKSIDDPQVRALSAQIQALLDRLPLNRTTLYARIQLAQNLLKLQDPAATQAAVQLLETTAKQAETLGDRAAQSYALGYLGQAYEQQQQGTTARRLTTEALKLTTQALNLAQVTNSPDIAYRWLWQLGRLERDSHPQQALIAYDRAYTTLENLRQDLAADNPDLQYTFQKQPVELVYREYIELLLRPEAAPETNLKKAREIIQTLQVRELRNFLQEPCGEVNPESIDAVVNEPGSHTAVLYPIVLPNRIEVIGKLPDQPLFHYRTQKPEAEVKQAINQFQKDLQEPYTFDTVKAEGQQIYQWLIAPAQKRLADAQIKTLVFALDGPFRNIPMSALHDGQHYLIQQYAVSAVLGLELKDRKPLDKKHLTVLAASLTDPPPNFQSSFGRLTEAKQEIAEIKSVGVDITEKSDLDFTRDSFNEAINNASFEVVHLATHGQFSSNPQETFIMTAASSGSAEPGSDGIIRLNEIDKMFRTRLLNRPDVIELLILSACETASGDDRATLGIAGTAVRAGAQSAIASLWSLNDRSSVIFAEELYKKLTQPQASKAEALQAAKKALIATDQYSHPRYWAAYVLVGNWL; via the coding sequence ATGAAAACCGCTATAAAACGCTTCCTGTTATTGCTAAGTTTGGGAATTGGGACAACCCTGCTGATCCTGTGTTTGAACTTCAATCCCCTTCCCAGTGCTGCACAACTAACGCCCCCGACAGGACAGGCAACCAGCCCTGCCCTGGAATTAGATCAGCAGGGCAAAACCTACTATCAAAAAGGGCAACTGGAGCAGGCGATCGCCGTTTGGAACCAGGCAGCAAAATCGTTCGCTGCCCAAAACGATCGCCCCCATCAAGCCATGATTTTGAGTCACCTGGCACAGGCGTATCAACAGTTGGGACAGTGGGATCAAGCCAACGCGGCGATCGCCCAGAGTTTGGATTTGCTGAAACCCGGAAAGTCGGGAGTGGAGGGCGATCGACTGAGAATTCTGGCGGAGGCACAGACAACCCAGGGTAGCCTGCAACTGGCACAGGGACAGACAGAATCCGCCCTCACAAGTTGGCAACAAGCCGCCCTTACCTTTCAACAAGCGGGAGACCAGGTGGGTGTGATCCGGAGCCAGATTAACCAGGCACAGGCATTGATGGCACTGGGTTTCTATCAACGAGCGGCTAAAACCTTAGAACCAGCCTACAGTATCCGCCAGACCCAATCGATTCCTCTGCAAGTCGCCATCCTGCTCAGCTATGGCGACAGCCTCCGCCTGAATGGCAAGCTAGACCCCGCTCAAGAAGTTCTAGAAGAAGGACTGAAGCTGGCTCGGTCCATTCCCTCTCCCCCGGACATCACCACTGCCCTGATGGGGCTGGGCAACATTGCCCGCACCAACCAGCAGCTTCAAAGTAGCCGCTATACCGATCAATCCAATTCATCTACGGCTCAATCCAATCCGACTCCTCCCCGATCCAAACCGGACACTCTCCACAGTGCATTCTGGTACTATCAACAGGCGGCGGAAACGGCTGATCCGATCGGCAAAATTCAGGCATTGTTGAATCAACAAAGTTTACTGTTTGACCTCCAATCCGATCGCAAATCCATTGATGACCCACAGGTGCGTGCCCTCTCAGCACAAATCCAGGCGCTCCTCGATCGCCTACCGCTCAACCGCACTACCCTCTATGCCCGGATTCAACTGGCGCAGAATTTACTCAAGCTGCAAGACCCAGCAGCAACCCAGGCAGCGGTTCAACTGCTGGAGACGACGGCAAAACAAGCAGAAACCCTGGGCGATCGGGCGGCACAATCCTATGCGTTGGGCTACCTCGGTCAGGCCTATGAGCAACAGCAACAGGGGACAACCGCCCGCCGCTTGACTACCGAAGCGCTGAAGCTAACCACCCAGGCGTTGAACCTGGCTCAGGTGACGAATTCGCCCGATATTGCCTATCGCTGGTTGTGGCAGTTGGGGCGTCTGGAACGGGATAGCCATCCCCAGCAAGCCCTCATCGCCTATGACAGAGCCTACACAACTCTCGAAAATCTGCGGCAGGATTTAGCGGCAGATAACCCGGATTTGCAGTACACCTTTCAAAAACAGCCTGTCGAGCTTGTTTACCGGGAATACATCGAGTTGCTCCTGCGACCTGAAGCAGCACCAGAGACAAATCTCAAAAAGGCGCGCGAAATTATTCAAACATTGCAAGTGCGTGAATTACGGAACTTCTTGCAGGAGCCTTGCGGGGAGGTTAACCCAGAATCGATCGATGCCGTGGTGAATGAACCGGGTTCCCATACCGCTGTGCTGTATCCGATCGTGCTGCCGAACCGGATTGAGGTAATTGGCAAACTGCCAGATCAACCCCTGTTCCACTATCGCACTCAAAAACCGGAAGCAGAGGTGAAGCAGGCGATTAATCAATTTCAGAAAGATTTGCAAGAACCCTACACCTTCGATACGGTAAAAGCAGAAGGGCAGCAAATTTATCAATGGTTGATTGCACCCGCCCAAAAAAGGCTGGCAGATGCTCAGATCAAAACCCTGGTGTTTGCTCTAGATGGTCCCTTCCGCAATATTCCCATGTCTGCCCTGCACGACGGGCAGCACTATTTGATTCAGCAATATGCGGTTTCGGCTGTTCTGGGACTAGAGTTAAAAGACCGTAAGCCACTGGATAAAAAACATCTGACCGTCCTGGCAGCCAGCCTCACTGATCCTCCGCCCAACTTTCAATCTAGCTTTGGTCGGTTGACCGAAGCGAAGCAGGAAATTGCTGAAATTAAAAGTGTGGGCGTTGATATAACCGAGAAAAGTGACCTTGACTTTACTCGCGACTCCTTTAACGAAGCTATTAACAATGCTTCCTTCGAAGTTGTGCATTTAGCCACCCACGGTCAGTTTAGTTCCAATCCCCAGGAAACCTTTATTATGACCGCTGCCAGTTCTGGATCGGCTGAACCTGGATCAGATGGCATCATTCGGTTGAACGAAATTGATAAGATGTTCCGCACCCGCCTCCTCAATCGTCCCGATGTGATCGAATTGTTGATTTTGAGTGCCTGTGAAACCGCTTCTGGGGACGATCGCGCCACCTTAGGAATTGCCGGGACTGCTGTTCGAGCCGGGGCACAAAGTGCGATCGCCTCTCTCTGGAGTTTGAACGATCGCTCCAGTGTGATCTTTGCCGAAGAGTTGTACAAAAAACTAACCCAGCCACAAGCAAGCAAAGCTGAAGCACTCCAGGCAGCGAAGAAAGCGTTGATTGCAACCGATCAGTACAGTCACCCCCGTTACTGGGCAGCCTATGTACTGGTTGGGAACTGGCTTTAA